Proteins encoded together in one Miscanthus floridulus cultivar M001 chromosome 16, ASM1932011v1, whole genome shotgun sequence window:
- the LOC136514384 gene encoding protein NDL1-like has translation MSRAEEEVAEGAMADSSRSGSVSVDVERISFGGKEYLVRTRCGSVTVAVYGDEDKPALITYPDVALNYMSCFQGLFFCPEAASLLLHNFCIYHINPQGHELGAAPISSDVPVPTVDDLADQVADVLDFFSLGSVMCLGVTAGAYVLTLFATKYRERVIGLMLVSPLCKAPSWSEWLYNKVLLNLLYYYGTQGLVKECLLQRYFSKKLRGDAQYPESDIVQACKSLLDEKQSENIRRFLQSINERHDLTNSLRKLKCRTLIFVGENSEFHEDAIHMNTKLDHRYCALIEVKDCGSLVTEEQPYAMLMPMEYFLMGYGLYRPYQLSSSPRSPLSPCCISPELLSPESMGVKLKPIKTRVAINF, from the exons atgagccgagccgaggaagAGGTCGCAGAGGGAGCAATGGCGGATTCTAGCAGGTCAGGGTCCGTGTCGGTGGACGTCGAGCGGATCTCCTTCGGCGGCAAG GAGTATCTTGTGAGGACGAGATGTGGTTCTGTAACCGTTGCCGTTTATGGAGACGAGGACAAGCCTGCGCTAATAACATACCCAGATGTAGCTCTGAATT ACATGTCCTGTTTCCAAGGATTGTTCTTCTGCCCGGAAGCTGCGTCTTTGCTGCTCCACAATTTCTGCATCTACCACATCAATCCTCAGGGGCACGAG TTGGGAGCAGCTCCGATATCATCAGATGTGCCGGTGCCAACTGTTGATGATCTCGCTGATCAAGTCGCAGATGTGCTTGATTTCTTCAG TTTAGGATCTGTGATGTGCCTTGGTGTCACGGCTGGTGCATATGTTCTCACTCTCTTTGCG ACGAAATATCGGGAGAGGGTAATAGGACTGATGCTGGTTTCCCCTCTGTGCAAAGCCCCATCATGGAGCGAGTGGCTGTATAACAAA GTATTGTTAAATTTGCTTTATTATTACGGGACTCAAGGCCTGGTCAAGGAGTGCTTGCTTCAACGGTACTTTAGCAAG AAACTGCGTGGGGATGCACAGTATCCTGAATCCGACATAGTGCAAGCCTGTAAAAGT TTACTTGATGAGAAGCAGAGTGAAAATATTCGGCGGTTTCTTCAATCAATAAATGA AAGGCATGACTTAACAAATTCATTAAGGAAGCTGAAATGCCGCACGCTAATTTTTGTCGGCGAGAACTCAGAGTTCCATGAGGATGCTATCCATATGAACACAAAACTGGACCACAGATACTGCGCACTAATTGAG GTGAAGGATTGTGGCTCCCTTGTGACCGAGGAGCAGCCTTATGCGATGCTGATGCCAATGGAGTACTTCCTTATGGGATATGGACTTTATAGACCGTATCAGCTAAGCAGCAGCCCTCGCAGTCCACTAAGTCCATGCTGTATATCACCTGAGCTGCTATCTCCTGAGAGTATGGGTGTGAAGCTGAAGCCGATAAAGACTCGGGTCGCTATCAATTTCTAA